In Astatotilapia calliptera chromosome 20, fAstCal1.2, whole genome shotgun sequence, one genomic interval encodes:
- the LOC113013452 gene encoding helicase ARIP4-like isoform X4, which produces MDQSHSASFSSENEAQGGNPAVWQCTPPPSTSPTAETPAHPPSSQPGSRPHSRPASQSPTPPSALTGTKKRSSKPAHMRRNIRKLLKEHQLEAVTKAAQQEELERRRRLEQQGQQDFPIPLLPEYTTGDVTTHASSSATSAASQQEVNSSRREVICVDSGSTGISEDDSKANIPASVSPQHTHKTDVIDLSYGEDDSIVHVSESTAEEEESEPSDAHINDTLNQPDAQGRVLVNLNHPTTEEDIFLSPQLARAVKPHQIGGIRFLYDNLVESVERFSSSSGFGCILAHSMGLGKTLQVISFIDVLFRRTQAHTVLAIVPVNTLQNWLSEFNTWVPPPEALPPDPDPAVVTPRTFKVHILNDEHKNTTARAKVVEDWARDGGVLLMGYEMYRLLSLKKSFVAGRKKKSKKAAGPVVIDLDEEDRQQELLKGIEKALARPGPDVVICDEGHRIKNCHASTSQALKNIRTRRRVVLTGYPLQNNLIEYWCMVDFVRPDFLGTRQEFSNMFERPILNGQCVDSTPQDIQLMRYRSHVLHSLLEGFVQRRGHDVLKDQLPSKEEHVILVRLSPLQRALYTEFMNRFREAGNTGWLSLNPLKAFCVCCKIWNHPDVLYEALQKENLASDQDLDLDDITSTGRCPAPTNQKPKNLDNSNPVGGLSLNQLQEKANQVITYEWAKDIMTDYKPGILENSAKMVLLFHLIEESVRKGDKLLVFSQSLSTLTVIEDFLAKRPVPPSPNVPSRDRPNQNWVRNLNYYRLDGSTTASERERLINQFNDPSNTSAWVFLLSTRAGCLGVNLIGANRVVVFDASWNPCHDAQAVCRVYRYGQRKPCHIYRLVCDFTLEKKIYDRQISKQGMSDRVVDDLNPVLTFTRREVESLLHFVEEEPDSSSIHLQPNDRMESILKKALHLNPHLITKQPFPHESLLIDRRELKLSNAEKKAAKKGYEAEKRASVPYTRPSYAHYYPASDQSLTNIPAFSQRNWRPPTSTEEKPVASVRPVQSTPVSMMPRQASASSAPGNDSSKCSLGGFPVNCLQKAGVFVQKIVTTTDIVIPGTNNSTDVQARITAGESIHVIRGTKGTYIRTSDGRIFAIRAANKAKSVEESSTAPPKDLQAPPPEVPTHVSNGCLSPKTVPRPLSPDSPEIINELQRYTGGAGAGGSAGSAVHLPESSVSSLPSTKLVQTNGSGGSGLLSGNLSHHDASVTNVIQPNMDATAAQDLRTGSKRKASTPSLDERASKQPSAGKHSSAPVASQGFPFTGGYGLPPMGLNSGMLGGSLGHPLFMGAGSHYFQPPHTQLSDASYMYPDRHGWNMGGAGTVPTSSPSSSLMTTTAPTVSSSSSTSSSSPSVKAASSLSGALPPFMLSSNMPGMAGMLPPGFPLSYSPSLASLYTSSMLPGGVSGPAATPGPAGASFLSQYPPTAASSSSSSSPSSFSPSARSEGQRGPVLVNSGNVSSISSSDEDDVIEVRGQ; this is translated from the exons ATGG ACCAGTCCCACAGCGCCTCCTTCAGCTCCGAGAATGAGGCTCAGGGCGGCAACCCTGCTGTGTGGCAGTGCACCCCTCCCCCATCTACCTCACCTACGGCGGAGACGCCGGCTCACCCTCCCTCCTCTCAGCCCGGGTCAAGACCCCACTCCAGGCCGGCAAGCCAAAGCCCCACCCCTCCCTCGGCCCTGACAGGAACCAAGAAGAGGAGCTCCAAACCTGCGCACATGAGACGCAACATCAG GAAGTTACTGAAGGAGCATCAGTTGGAGGCAGTGACCAAAGCGGCCCAGCAGGAGGAGCTGGAGAGAAGGCGCCGTCTGGAGCAGCAAGGACAACAGGATTTCCCCATACCGCTGCTGCCCGAATACACAACTG GCGATGTGACAACGCATGCGTCGTCATCGGCAACGTCAGCAGCATCTCAGCAAGAAGTGAACTCGAGCAGACGGGAGGTGATCTGTGTGGACTCGGGCAGCACGGGCATCAGTGAAGACGACAGCAAGGCTAACATACCCGCCTCTGTTagcccacaacacacacacaaaacag ACGTCATAGATCTGAGCTATGGCGAGGACGACTCCATCGTCCACGTTAGCGAGTCTACAGCTGAGGAAGAAGAAAGCGAGCCGAGCGACGCCCACATCAACGATACCCTCAACCAGCCGGACGCCCAGGGGAGGGTGCTGGTCAACCTGAACCATCCGACTACAGAGGAAGACATCTTCCTGTCGCCTCAGCTGGCCAGAGCAGTGAAACCTCATCAG ATTGGGGGAATCCGTTTTCTGTACGATAACCTGGTGGAGTCGGTGGAGcgcttcagcagcagcagtggatTCGGCTGTATCCTGGCACACAGCATGGGCCTGGGAAAAACGCTGCAGGTCATCTCCTTCATCGACGTCCTCTTCAGACGCACCCAGGCTCACACCGTGCTCGCCATCGTACCT GTGAACACGCTGCAGAACTGGCTGTCAGAGTTCAACACCTGGGTCCCGCCCCCTGAGGCTTTACCTCCAGATCCTGATCCTGCAGTGGTGACACCACGTACCTTTAAGGTTCACATTCTCAACGATGAACACAA GAATACTACAGCCAGGGCAAAGGTGGTGGAGGACTGGGCTCGGGACGGGGGCGTGCTGCTGATGGGCTACGAGATGTATCGCCTTTTGTCACTGAAGAAGAGCTTCGTGgctggaaggaaaaagaagagcaaGAAAGCAGCGGGACCTGTCGTCATCGACTTGGATGAAGAGGACAGGCAGCAGGAGCTACTTAAAG GTATCGAGAAAGCTTTGGCTCGGCCCGGTCCAGACGTGGTAATCTGCGACGAAGGACATCGCATCAAGAACTGTCACGCCAGCACGTCGCAGGCTCTAAAGAACATCCGAACCAGACGCCGTGTGGTCCTCACCGGTTACCCGCTCCAGAACAACCTGATTGAATACTGGTGCATGGTCGACTTTGTCCGGCCCGATTTTCTAG GTACGCGGCAGGAGTTCAGCAACATGTTCGAGCGTCCCATTCTGAACGGCCAGTGTGTGGACAGCACACCTCAGGACATCCAGCTGATGAGGTACAGGAGCCACGTCCTGCACAGCCTGCTGGAGGGCTTTGTACAGAG ACGAGGCCACGATGTCCTGAAGGACCAGCTGCCTTCTAAGGAGGAGCATGTGATTCTGGTGCGTCTGTCTCCCCTGCAGAGGGCCCTCTACACAGAGTTCATGAACCGCTTCAGAGAGGCAGGAAACACGGGCTGGCTCAGCCTCAACCCGCTCAAAGCGTTTTGCGTCTGCTGCAAG ATTTGGAACCATCCAGATGTCCTGTATGAGGCTCTGCAGAAGGAAAACCTGGCAAGCGACCAGGATTTAGACCTTGATGACATCACCTCTACAGGACGATGTCCGGCACCAACCAATCAAAAGCCCAAGAACCTGGACAACTCTAACCCCGTCGGTGGCCTGAGCCTTAACCAGCTGCAGGAGAAAGCCAATCAGGTCATCACATATGAATGG GCAAAGGACATCATGACTGACTACAAGCCTGGCATCCTGGAGAACTCTGCAAAGATGGTTCTGCTGTTCCACCTGATAGAGGAGAGTGTCAGAAAGGGAGACAAACTCCTCGTCTTCAG TCAGAGTTTGTCCACGCTGACCGTGATCGAGGATTTTTTGGCTAAGAGACCAGTGCCTCCATCACCCAATGTGCCCAGCAGAGACAGACCCAATCAAAACTGGGTCCGCAACCTCAACTACTATC GACTGGATGGAAGCACAACTGCCTCAGAGAGAGAGCGACTGATAAACCAGTTCAATGACCCCTCCAACACCTCCGCATGGGTTTTTCTGCTGTCAACCAG GGCTGGTTGTCTAGGTGTGAACCTGATCGGGGCAAACCGCGTGGTGGTTTTTGACGCCTCCTGGAACCCGTGCCACGACGCCCAGGCCGTGTGCCGTGTCTACCGCTATGGGCAGAGGAAGCCGTGCCACATCTACAGGCTGGTGTGCGACTTTACGCTGGAGAAGAAGATCTACGACCGCCAGATCTCCAAACAGGGCATGTCTG ACCGCGTTGTGGATGACCTGAACCCCGTGCTGACCTTCACCAGGAGAGAAGTTGAGTCTCTTCTTCATTTTGTGGAGGAGGAACCAGACTCATCTAGCATCCATCTGCAGCCCAACGACAGAATGGAGAGCATCCTCAAGAAGGCCCTGCACCTCAATCCCCACCTGATTACAAAG CAACCATTCCCCCACGAGTCCTTGCTGATAGACCGCAGGGAGCTGAAGCTGAGCAATGCAGAGAAGAAAGCAGCAAAGAAGGGCTACGAGGCTGAAAAGAGGGCCTCGGTGCCATACACCCGCCCTTCCTACGCTCACTATTACCCTGCCAGTGATCAGAGCCTTACCAACATCCCTGCCTTTAGCCAGAGAAACTG GCGTCCTCCCACTAGCACTGAAGAGAAGCCAGTGGCCAGTGTCAGGCCAGTCCAGTCAACTCCAGTCTCTATGATGCCCCGCCAGGCATCTGCAAGCTCTGCCCCAGGCAATGACTCTTCTAAATGCAGCCTCGGAGGCTTCCCTGTCAACTGCCTGCAGAAAGCTGGCGTGTTTGTACAGAAAATTGTCACCACCACTG ACATAGTGATTCCAGGCACCAACAACTCCACAGATGTCCAGGCCAGGATCACCGCTGGAGAGAGTATCCATGTCATCAGGGGCACTAAAG GGACTTACATCAGGACATCTGATGGCCGAATCTTTGCCATCAGAGCAGCTAATAAGGCCAAGTCGGTGGAGGAGAGTTCAACAGCACCACCCAAAG ATTTGCAAGCACCCCCTCCAGAGGTTCCCACCCATGTCAGTAACGGTTGCCTGTCACCCAAGACTGTGCCCCGCCCTCTTTCCCCCGACAGCCCGGAGATCATTAATGAGTTGCAGCGCTATACGGGCGGCGCAGGAGCTGGTGGGTCAGCAGGCTCTGCTGTTCATCTGCCAGAGAGCAGCGTGAGCAGCCTGCCCTCAACCAAACTGGTTCAGACCAATGGCAGCGGTGGGAGTGGGTTATTAAGTGGAAATCTGAGCCACCATGATGCCTCTGTGACTAATGTCATTCAGCCCAACATGGATGCCACTGCCGCCCAAGATCTGAGAACGGGCTCCAAGCGCAAAGCCTCCACCCCATCCTTGGATGAGCGGGCCAGTAAGCAGCCTTCTGCCGGCAAGCACTCCTCAGCCCCTGTGGCCTCGCAGGGCTTCCCCTTCACTGGGGGCTATGGGCTCCCCCCTATGGGTCTAAACTCTGGCATGCTGGGTGGTTCACTGGGGCATCCGCTTTTCATGGGGGCAGGCTCGCATTACTTCCAGCCCCCCCACACTCAGCTGAGTGACGCCAGTTACATGTACCCAGATCGGCATGGGTGGAACATGGGCGGAGCCGGCACTGTTCCCACTTCCTCTCCTTCCTCATCACTGATGACAACCACCGCTCCCACCgtctcatcttcctcctcaacatcatcatc
- the LOC113013452 gene encoding helicase ARIP4-like isoform X2 yields MTWLSEGRRLKGGRSPPSAGPQLQHEGLYQSHSASFSSENEAQGGNPAVWQCTPPPSTSPTAETPAHPPSSQPGSRPHSRPASQSPTPPSALTGTKKRSSKPAHMRRNIRKLLKEHQLEAVTKAAQQEELERRRRLEQQGQQDFPIPLLPEYTTGDVTTHASSSATSAASQQEVNSSRREVICVDSGSTGISEDDSKANIPASVSPQHTHKTDVIDLSYGEDDSIVHVSESTAEEEESEPSDAHINDTLNQPDAQGRVLVNLNHPTTEEDIFLSPQLARAVKPHQIGGIRFLYDNLVESVERFSSSSGFGCILAHSMGLGKTLQVISFIDVLFRRTQAHTVLAIVPVNTLQNWLSEFNTWVPPPEALPPDPDPAVVTPRTFKVHILNDEHKNTTARAKVVEDWARDGGVLLMGYEMYRLLSLKKSFVAGRKKKSKKAAGPVVIDLDEEDRQQELLKGIEKALARPGPDVVICDEGHRIKNCHASTSQALKNIRTRRRVVLTGYPLQNNLIEYWCMVDFVRPDFLGTRQEFSNMFERPILNGQCVDSTPQDIQLMRYRSHVLHSLLEGFVQRRGHDVLKDQLPSKEEHVILVRLSPLQRALYTEFMNRFREAGNTGWLSLNPLKAFCVCCKIWNHPDVLYEALQKENLASDQDLDLDDITSTGRCPAPTNQKPKNLDNSNPVGGLSLNQLQEKANQVITYEWAKDIMTDYKPGILENSAKMVLLFHLIEESVRKGDKLLVFSQSLSTLTVIEDFLAKRPVPPSPNVPSRDRPNQNWVRNLNYYRLDGSTTASERERLINQFNDPSNTSAWVFLLSTRAGCLGVNLIGANRVVVFDASWNPCHDAQAVCRVYRYGQRKPCHIYRLVCDFTLEKKIYDRQISKQGMSDRVVDDLNPVLTFTRREVESLLHFVEEEPDSSSIHLQPNDRMESILKKALHLNPHLITKQPFPHESLLIDRRELKLSNAEKKAAKKGYEAEKRASVPYTRPSYAHYYPASDQSLTNIPAFSQRNWRPPTSTEEKPVASVRPVQSTPVSMMPRQASASSAPGNDSSKCSLGGFPVNCLQKAGVFVQKIVTTTDIVIPGTNNSTDVQARITAGESIHVIRGTKGTYIRTSDGRIFAIRAANKAKSVEESSTAPPKDLQAPPPEVPTHVSNGCLSPKTVPRPLSPDSPEIINELQRYTGGAGAGGSAGSAVHLPESSVSSLPSTKLVQTNGSGGSGLLSGNLSHHDASVTNVIQPNMDATAAQDLRTGSKRKASTPSLDERASKQPSAGKHSSAPVASQGFPFTGGYGLPPMGLNSGMLGGSLGHPLFMGAGSHYFQPPHTQLSDASYMYPDRHGWNMGGAGTVPTSSPSSSLMTTTAPTVSSSSSTSSSSPSVKAASSLSGALPPFMLSSNMPGMAGMLPPGFPLSYSPSLASLYTSSMLPGGVSGPAATPGPAGASFLSQYPPTAASSSSSSSPSSFSPSARSEGQRGPVLVNSGNVSSISSSDEDDVIEVRGQ; encoded by the exons ATGACATGG ttGAGCGAGGGGAGGAGATTGAAGGGTGGTAGGAGTCCCCCCTCAGCAGGGCCCCAGCTCCAGCATGAAGGGTTAT ACCAGTCCCACAGCGCCTCCTTCAGCTCCGAGAATGAGGCTCAGGGCGGCAACCCTGCTGTGTGGCAGTGCACCCCTCCCCCATCTACCTCACCTACGGCGGAGACGCCGGCTCACCCTCCCTCCTCTCAGCCCGGGTCAAGACCCCACTCCAGGCCGGCAAGCCAAAGCCCCACCCCTCCCTCGGCCCTGACAGGAACCAAGAAGAGGAGCTCCAAACCTGCGCACATGAGACGCAACATCAG GAAGTTACTGAAGGAGCATCAGTTGGAGGCAGTGACCAAAGCGGCCCAGCAGGAGGAGCTGGAGAGAAGGCGCCGTCTGGAGCAGCAAGGACAACAGGATTTCCCCATACCGCTGCTGCCCGAATACACAACTG GCGATGTGACAACGCATGCGTCGTCATCGGCAACGTCAGCAGCATCTCAGCAAGAAGTGAACTCGAGCAGACGGGAGGTGATCTGTGTGGACTCGGGCAGCACGGGCATCAGTGAAGACGACAGCAAGGCTAACATACCCGCCTCTGTTagcccacaacacacacacaaaacag ACGTCATAGATCTGAGCTATGGCGAGGACGACTCCATCGTCCACGTTAGCGAGTCTACAGCTGAGGAAGAAGAAAGCGAGCCGAGCGACGCCCACATCAACGATACCCTCAACCAGCCGGACGCCCAGGGGAGGGTGCTGGTCAACCTGAACCATCCGACTACAGAGGAAGACATCTTCCTGTCGCCTCAGCTGGCCAGAGCAGTGAAACCTCATCAG ATTGGGGGAATCCGTTTTCTGTACGATAACCTGGTGGAGTCGGTGGAGcgcttcagcagcagcagtggatTCGGCTGTATCCTGGCACACAGCATGGGCCTGGGAAAAACGCTGCAGGTCATCTCCTTCATCGACGTCCTCTTCAGACGCACCCAGGCTCACACCGTGCTCGCCATCGTACCT GTGAACACGCTGCAGAACTGGCTGTCAGAGTTCAACACCTGGGTCCCGCCCCCTGAGGCTTTACCTCCAGATCCTGATCCTGCAGTGGTGACACCACGTACCTTTAAGGTTCACATTCTCAACGATGAACACAA GAATACTACAGCCAGGGCAAAGGTGGTGGAGGACTGGGCTCGGGACGGGGGCGTGCTGCTGATGGGCTACGAGATGTATCGCCTTTTGTCACTGAAGAAGAGCTTCGTGgctggaaggaaaaagaagagcaaGAAAGCAGCGGGACCTGTCGTCATCGACTTGGATGAAGAGGACAGGCAGCAGGAGCTACTTAAAG GTATCGAGAAAGCTTTGGCTCGGCCCGGTCCAGACGTGGTAATCTGCGACGAAGGACATCGCATCAAGAACTGTCACGCCAGCACGTCGCAGGCTCTAAAGAACATCCGAACCAGACGCCGTGTGGTCCTCACCGGTTACCCGCTCCAGAACAACCTGATTGAATACTGGTGCATGGTCGACTTTGTCCGGCCCGATTTTCTAG GTACGCGGCAGGAGTTCAGCAACATGTTCGAGCGTCCCATTCTGAACGGCCAGTGTGTGGACAGCACACCTCAGGACATCCAGCTGATGAGGTACAGGAGCCACGTCCTGCACAGCCTGCTGGAGGGCTTTGTACAGAG ACGAGGCCACGATGTCCTGAAGGACCAGCTGCCTTCTAAGGAGGAGCATGTGATTCTGGTGCGTCTGTCTCCCCTGCAGAGGGCCCTCTACACAGAGTTCATGAACCGCTTCAGAGAGGCAGGAAACACGGGCTGGCTCAGCCTCAACCCGCTCAAAGCGTTTTGCGTCTGCTGCAAG ATTTGGAACCATCCAGATGTCCTGTATGAGGCTCTGCAGAAGGAAAACCTGGCAAGCGACCAGGATTTAGACCTTGATGACATCACCTCTACAGGACGATGTCCGGCACCAACCAATCAAAAGCCCAAGAACCTGGACAACTCTAACCCCGTCGGTGGCCTGAGCCTTAACCAGCTGCAGGAGAAAGCCAATCAGGTCATCACATATGAATGG GCAAAGGACATCATGACTGACTACAAGCCTGGCATCCTGGAGAACTCTGCAAAGATGGTTCTGCTGTTCCACCTGATAGAGGAGAGTGTCAGAAAGGGAGACAAACTCCTCGTCTTCAG TCAGAGTTTGTCCACGCTGACCGTGATCGAGGATTTTTTGGCTAAGAGACCAGTGCCTCCATCACCCAATGTGCCCAGCAGAGACAGACCCAATCAAAACTGGGTCCGCAACCTCAACTACTATC GACTGGATGGAAGCACAACTGCCTCAGAGAGAGAGCGACTGATAAACCAGTTCAATGACCCCTCCAACACCTCCGCATGGGTTTTTCTGCTGTCAACCAG GGCTGGTTGTCTAGGTGTGAACCTGATCGGGGCAAACCGCGTGGTGGTTTTTGACGCCTCCTGGAACCCGTGCCACGACGCCCAGGCCGTGTGCCGTGTCTACCGCTATGGGCAGAGGAAGCCGTGCCACATCTACAGGCTGGTGTGCGACTTTACGCTGGAGAAGAAGATCTACGACCGCCAGATCTCCAAACAGGGCATGTCTG ACCGCGTTGTGGATGACCTGAACCCCGTGCTGACCTTCACCAGGAGAGAAGTTGAGTCTCTTCTTCATTTTGTGGAGGAGGAACCAGACTCATCTAGCATCCATCTGCAGCCCAACGACAGAATGGAGAGCATCCTCAAGAAGGCCCTGCACCTCAATCCCCACCTGATTACAAAG CAACCATTCCCCCACGAGTCCTTGCTGATAGACCGCAGGGAGCTGAAGCTGAGCAATGCAGAGAAGAAAGCAGCAAAGAAGGGCTACGAGGCTGAAAAGAGGGCCTCGGTGCCATACACCCGCCCTTCCTACGCTCACTATTACCCTGCCAGTGATCAGAGCCTTACCAACATCCCTGCCTTTAGCCAGAGAAACTG GCGTCCTCCCACTAGCACTGAAGAGAAGCCAGTGGCCAGTGTCAGGCCAGTCCAGTCAACTCCAGTCTCTATGATGCCCCGCCAGGCATCTGCAAGCTCTGCCCCAGGCAATGACTCTTCTAAATGCAGCCTCGGAGGCTTCCCTGTCAACTGCCTGCAGAAAGCTGGCGTGTTTGTACAGAAAATTGTCACCACCACTG ACATAGTGATTCCAGGCACCAACAACTCCACAGATGTCCAGGCCAGGATCACCGCTGGAGAGAGTATCCATGTCATCAGGGGCACTAAAG GGACTTACATCAGGACATCTGATGGCCGAATCTTTGCCATCAGAGCAGCTAATAAGGCCAAGTCGGTGGAGGAGAGTTCAACAGCACCACCCAAAG ATTTGCAAGCACCCCCTCCAGAGGTTCCCACCCATGTCAGTAACGGTTGCCTGTCACCCAAGACTGTGCCCCGCCCTCTTTCCCCCGACAGCCCGGAGATCATTAATGAGTTGCAGCGCTATACGGGCGGCGCAGGAGCTGGTGGGTCAGCAGGCTCTGCTGTTCATCTGCCAGAGAGCAGCGTGAGCAGCCTGCCCTCAACCAAACTGGTTCAGACCAATGGCAGCGGTGGGAGTGGGTTATTAAGTGGAAATCTGAGCCACCATGATGCCTCTGTGACTAATGTCATTCAGCCCAACATGGATGCCACTGCCGCCCAAGATCTGAGAACGGGCTCCAAGCGCAAAGCCTCCACCCCATCCTTGGATGAGCGGGCCAGTAAGCAGCCTTCTGCCGGCAAGCACTCCTCAGCCCCTGTGGCCTCGCAGGGCTTCCCCTTCACTGGGGGCTATGGGCTCCCCCCTATGGGTCTAAACTCTGGCATGCTGGGTGGTTCACTGGGGCATCCGCTTTTCATGGGGGCAGGCTCGCATTACTTCCAGCCCCCCCACACTCAGCTGAGTGACGCCAGTTACATGTACCCAGATCGGCATGGGTGGAACATGGGCGGAGCCGGCACTGTTCCCACTTCCTCTCCTTCCTCATCACTGATGACAACCACCGCTCCCACCgtctcatcttcctcctcaacatcatcatc